The nucleotide window CAGTCCGACGAGGTGATGCTGCGTGTAGAACGCGGTCGTCGAGTCGGCGCCGACGAGATTGCAGACCACGACGTCGGGACGCACGCGATCGATGTCGTCGATGATCGATTCGAACCTCGTCTCTCCGAGGGGTGCGTAGCGGTCACCGACGATCTCGATCCCGAGGCTTCCGGCCAGTCGTCGGATCGCCTCGGCCAGAACGCGCGGATAGATGTAATCCGAGCCGACGACGTACACGCGCCGGCCGAGTGTGCCGGCGATCCACGCCAGATAGTCGGCGATGTACTGGTTGGGCGCCGCGCCGCAGTAGAAGATCCGCGAGTCGGTCTCCTCACCTTCGAAGTAGGTGGGATACATCAACAACGAGGCGTTCGCGTGGATGGCCGGGGTCAGCGCCAGGCGGGCCGCGGAGGTGTACCCACCGACGATGGCGTCGACGTTCTCGGTGGTGCACAGATGATTTACCCCGCGGGCGGTCGACGACACCTCGGAGTGGTCGTCGTAGATCGCGACCTGGATGTCCGAACCCAGAACGCCGCCGCGGGAGTTGATCTGGTGGACCGCGAGCATCGCCCCGTCCAGGATCGACTGCTCCATCTCCGCTTGGTTGCCCGAGAGGGAATACAGCATGCCGAGTCTCACGTCGGTCCCCGATCGGCGCGATCCGTGTGCATGGCAGCCACTATGCCAGCTGGGCCGCTCCTCGGCCTGTCCGGAGAACGACCTCAGCGCAGCCCGTCGCCGGCCAGCAGGGTCAGGTGGCTCGGGTGGTCGGGGTCGAGCACGAGACGTTGATGGCGTCGGCCGCGTGCCTTGATGAGGTCGGGCACGAGGGTCAGGTAGCGCGGCAGGCTCGCGGCGTAGACGTCGACACGGAGCCGATGACCCGGCTGCAGGACCGCATCGGTGGGGACGAGGTCGACGTCGAGGCGGATCGGTTCGTCGGCGGGCACCGGCAGCTTGCGCTTGTGGGACAGGTAGTGGTGCGCGGAGAGCAGGCTGCCGTCGTCGGCGTACGTCGACTTCGACTGGTCCAGAGCGCGATTCGAGGCCGACAGCGCGCCGTTGGTCAACACGACCGACGTGCCGTCGGGCGCGACGTCGTTCACGGTCACCGCCCAGATCGCCTCGTGTGCCGTGGTTGCGACGTTGAGGCGCAGGTTCATCGCGCCGCTGATCGGGGTGGCCTCGAGTACCGGCTCGGTGGTGAACGACAGTGCGCCGCGTTCCTGGTAACGCGCGTCCTTGGCGTAGTCGGCGCCGAGGACCAGGGTCGCGCCCGCGGTCACCTGGGTCATGTCGCGGGAACGGAGCCCGCGGCTGTCCGGACGTACGTGCAGCGACGAAACCCCCTGAGCGGGAGTGGTGCTCAGCGACCCGTCGTGGACCGAATGGTCGGCGGTCGACGATGACTCGGCGGTGAGGTAGAGCCGCGTCGGAGCCACCCCCGGGCGGGGAAAGCTCTGGCCCGCGGTCCAGGCGCCGCCCTGCTGCAGCATCGTGACCGGTCCGTAGTACTCGATCCCGTTGCGGTGCCCCTTGAGCCAGCGGTCGAACCACGCGCGTTCGAGGACGTCCAGACGCGGGGGAGCGAACTGACCGCCGTACCCCGACCCGACGTCGAGGTGATAACCGTCGCCGACGATCATCTGCTTGCGTCCGGGCTCCATCTGCAACCGCTCGTAGACGCCGGTTGCACTGCGGCCGAACAGATCATGCCACGCTCCGACGGTGAAGGTGGGCGCCTCGATGCGGTCGACGACCGGATCGCGGTCGTCGAAGTACGGGTCGTCGAAGATACGTGGATCGCGTGCGGTGAGGAACCCCCACAGCAACGAGGGGATCTCGGTGGCGGGGGACTTCACCCGGTCGATCGCCCAGCGCACCGCGTCGCCGCGCACGAGGTCGCGGATCACATTGGCGGGGTTGGGAACCCACTTGAGCATATTGACCGCCGACAACCACACCGGGATGAACGCCGACGGCATGCCGCCGGTGATGTAGATGTCGCGCACCAGGTCGTCGCACCCCTCGACCGCGAAGACGGCCTGGAGCGCGGCGGGCCGCTTGTCCGCGGCCTGCAGCGAGTTGATGGCAGAGTACGACCAACCGGCCATCCCGACGCTTCCGTCACACCATTCCTGCCCGGTCACCCAGTCGATGACCTCCACCGAGTCCTGCTGCTCGCGAGGGCCGAGGATCTGCCACTTGCCCAGGCTCGCACCGGTTCCGCGGACATCGACGACCACCTGTACGTACCCGCTGCGCACCAGGTTCCGATTGATGCCGAAGACGTCGAAGACGCCACCGGACAGCGTCTTCGTCAGCGTGGTGAGTCCCTCGAGCGCGGTGCCGGTGGCGTCGATCGACCGGGACGCGGTGTGCAGCGCCTTGCCGAGGACCGGGGCGTGCAGGGTCTGGTCGATGAAGTCGATGGCGGCACGGTTGTACGGGTTGATGTTGACGACCGCGGGGTAGGGCGTGAGGATCGTCTGCCCGAACCTGTTGGCGGGGCGGATCACGGTGGCGCGCAGGACCACGCCGTCGCTCATGGTGATGGAGACGTTGCGGTCGATGACCACGCGTGGGTAGAGCTGCTTGCCGTCGACCTGTTCACGCCAGCGGATGCCGTCGGCGCCGCCGGTGGGATCGCCCAGGGGGAGGGTGCCGAAATGCGGCGCACCGCTGGTGCGCGTGCGTGTCGACGGAACGACCCGTGCGCGCGACTGTGTGGGATCCAGCTGATACGTCATGGTGCATCACCCTGCCTGGGGGAGGTGGCGCACCCGCGGGTTGTTGCACGGATCGAGACGGCCGGGTGGACACCGACACCCCGTCGTGTCGGTCG belongs to Gordonia sp. KTR9 and includes:
- a CDS encoding CocE/NonD family hydrolase, producing MTYQLDPTQSRARVVPSTRTRTSGAPHFGTLPLGDPTGGADGIRWREQVDGKQLYPRVVIDRNVSITMSDGVVLRATVIRPANRFGQTILTPYPAVVNINPYNRAAIDFIDQTLHAPVLGKALHTASRSIDATGTALEGLTTLTKTLSGGVFDVFGINRNLVRSGYVQVVVDVRGTGASLGKWQILGPREQQDSVEVIDWVTGQEWCDGSVGMAGWSYSAINSLQAADKRPAALQAVFAVEGCDDLVRDIYITGGMPSAFIPVWLSAVNMLKWVPNPANVIRDLVRGDAVRWAIDRVKSPATEIPSLLWGFLTARDPRIFDDPYFDDRDPVVDRIEAPTFTVGAWHDLFGRSATGVYERLQMEPGRKQMIVGDGYHLDVGSGYGGQFAPPRLDVLERAWFDRWLKGHRNGIEYYGPVTMLQQGGAWTAGQSFPRPGVAPTRLYLTAESSSTADHSVHDGSLSTTPAQGVSSLHVRPDSRGLRSRDMTQVTAGATLVLGADYAKDARYQERGALSFTTEPVLEATPISGAMNLRLNVATTAHEAIWAVTVNDVAPDGTSVVLTNGALSASNRALDQSKSTYADDGSLLSAHHYLSHKRKLPVPADEPIRLDVDLVPTDAVLQPGHRLRVDVYAASLPRYLTLVPDLIKARGRRHQRLVLDPDHPSHLTLLAGDGLR
- a CDS encoding transporter substrate-binding protein, encoding MLYSLSGNQAEMEQSILDGAMLAVHQINSRGGVLGSDIQVAIYDDHSEVSSTARGVNHLCTTENVDAIVGGYTSAARLALTPAIHANASLLMYPTYFEGEETDSRIFYCGAAPNQYIADYLAWIAGTLGRRVYVVGSDYIYPRVLAEAIRRLAGSLGIEIVGDRYAPLGETRFESIIDDIDRVRPDVVVCNLVGADSTTAFYTQHHLVGLTPDTVPIAATVTTELDLAHMPTEVSDGHYMVATYFSELSSPVNDTFRRDLAQVRGQRWSHAAQIGAFNAVHALALAAEQAQSLDVDALSRALIGIRFEDNPEGAPFYFRANHYSSHPSYVGRAAGGKYEVIADFAARQPDPWWSGSRPPAPVAPPAGRLADA